A single region of the Anser cygnoides isolate HZ-2024a breed goose chromosome W, Taihu_goose_T2T_genome, whole genome shotgun sequence genome encodes:
- the LOC136788782 gene encoding solute carrier family 22 member 6-A-like isoform X1, whose product MPFGAVLAQVGGLGRFQVLQTVLLSVPILLMASHNLLQNFTAAVPPHRCRIPSATPAATRSPGATPSLPSATPGPPGATIRSPGGTLRSSNGTLRSSNAIPRSPDGTSRSSNGTWRSSNTILRSPDGTMGSPDGTHVPSATHVTFDGTPESPDGTRVPPEATLGSSNDTLGPSEATLGWSNGTLGPSEATLGSCWRYVASATPNGSSGPRPTEPCHDGWDYDLSIYVATIVNEWDLVCSYRQLRQMAQSIYMAGVLVGALVLGGLSDKFGRKAMLMWSYLQLGVMGTCTAFAPNYASYCVFRFAGGMALSGFGLSIACLVVEWIPTPYRAITVAITGFAYTLGQILLAGLAYAVPHWRWLQLTVSVPFFVFLLYSWWLAESARWLVLSGKAERAVKVLQRVARLNKKKEEGEKITVENLRSNMKEELAGLKSSYTVSDLVRTPVIRHIFFCLSIVWFSISFSYYGLAMDLQNFGVSIYLIQVIFGAVDFPAKVVVTVSLSYIGRRVSLMVALFFAGLVIIANIFVPTELQTVRTALAVIGKGCLSASFNCVFLYTTELYPTPIRQTGLGFGSTMARVGGIVAPLVKMMDEYYPFLPPAVYGVAPVVAAVAAGFLPETLNAPLPDTIEEVESRAKQKKTANLKEKIPLQPQDKAPPKEP is encoded by the exons atGCCGTTCGGGGCGGTGCTGGCGCAAGTCGGGGGGCTGGGACGCTTCCAGGTGCTGCAGACGGTGCTGCTGTCGGTGCCCATCCTGCTCATGGCCAGCCACAACCTCCTGCAGAACTTCACCGCCGCCGTCCCCCCGCACCGCTGCCGCATCCCCAGCGCCACCCCCGCTGCCACCCGCAGTCCCGgtgccacccccagcctccccagtgCCACACCGGGGCCGCCCGGTGCCACCATCAGGTCTCCTGGTGGCACCTTGAGGTCTTCCAATGGCACCTTGAGGTCCTCCAACGCCATCCCAAGGTCCCCTGATGGCACCTCAAGGTCCTCCAATGGCACTTGGAGGTCCTCCAACACCATCCTGAGGTCCCCAGATGGTACCATGGGGTCCCCCGATGGCACCCAcgtccccagtgccacccacGTCACATTTGATGGCACTCCGGAGTCCCCCGATGGCACCCGTGTTCCTCCTGAGGCCACCCTTGGGTCTTCCAATGACACCCTGGGGCCTTCTGAGGCCACCCTGGGGTGGTCTAACGGCACCCTGGGCCCCTCTGAAGCCACCCTGGGCTCCTGCTGGCGCTACGTGGCCTCGGCCACACCCAACGGCAGCAGCGGCCCCCGGCCCACTGAGCCCTGCCACGACGGCTGGGACTACGACCTCAGCATCTACGTGGCCACCATCGTCAAtgag TGGGACCTGGTCTGCAGCTACCGGCAGCTCCGGCAGATGGCCCAATCCATCTACATGGCTGGGGTCCTGGTGGGAGCCCTGGTCCTGGGGGGCCTCTCAGACAA GTTCGGGCGCAAGGCCATGCTGATGTGGTCCTACCTGCagctgggggtgatggggacgtGCACGGCCTTCGCCCCCAACTACGCGTCCTACTGCGTCTTCCGCTTCGCCGGAGGCATGGCCCTCTCCGGCTTCGGCCTCAGCATCGCCTGCCTGG TGGTGGAGTGGATCCCCACGCCCTACCGTGCCATCACTGTGGCCATCACTGGCTTTGCCTACACCCTGGGCCAGATCCTGCTGGCCGGCCTGGCTTACGCTGTCCCCCACTGGCGCTGGCTCCAGCTCACCGTCTCCGTGCCCTTCTTTGTCTTCCTCCTCTACTCCTG GTGGCTGGCTGAGTCTGCTCGTTGGCTGGTGCTCTCGGGGAAGGCCGAGAGGGCCGTGAAGGTCCTGCAGCGGGTGGCCAGGCTCAataagaagaaggaggaaggggagaagatCACGGTGGAG AACCTGAGGTCCAACATGAAGGAGGAGTTGGCCGGTCTGAAGTCCTCCTACACCGTCTCCGACCTGGTTCGGACCCCGGTCATCCGCCACATCTTCTTCTGCCTCTCCATTGTCTG gTTCTCCATCAGTTTCTCGTACTATGGGCTGGCCATGGATCTGCAGAACTTCGGCGTCAGCATTTACCTCATCCAGGTGATTTTCGGTGCCGTCGACTTCCCAGCCAAAGTGGTGGTGACCGTCTCCCTCAGCTACATCGGCCGGCGGGTGTCCCTCATGGTGGCCCTCTTCTTCGCAGGGCTGGTCATCATTGCCAACATCTTTGTCCCCACAG AGCTGCAGACGGTGCGCACGGCACTGGCCGTCATTGGCAAGGGCTGCCTCTCCGCCTCCTTCAACTGCGTCTTCCTCTACACCACCGAGCTTTACCCCACTCCCATCAG GCAGACCGGGTTGGGCTTCGGCAGCACCATGGCCCGGGTGGGCGGCATCGTGGCACCGCTGGTGAAGATGATGGATGAGTACtaccccttcctcccccccg
- the LOC136788782 gene encoding solute carrier family 22 member 6-A-like isoform X2, translated as MSFLMGATVPVGATVPMGAGVPMSTGVPIRDVPHVPVGAGVPMSPWVLVSPWVPIGAGVSVGVGVPMSTSVPVTDAVPRVQQCPCVRRCPRGCRCPRVPPPPPPTMPFGAVLAQVGGLGRFQVLQTVLLSVPILLMASHNLLQNFTAAVPPHRCRIPSATPAATRSPGATPSLPSATPGPPGATIRSPGGTLRSSNGTLRSSNAIPRSPDGTSRSSNGTWRSSNTILRSPDGTMGSPDGTHVPSATHVTFDGTPESPDGTRVPPEATLGSSNDTLGPSEATLGWSNGTLGPSEATLGSCWRYVASATPNGSSGPRPTEPCHDGWDYDLSIYVATIVNEWDLVCSYRQLRQMAQSIYMAGVLVGALVLGGLSDKFGRKAMLMWSYLQLGVMGTCTAFAPNYASYCVFRFAGGMALSGFGLSIACLVVEWIPTPYRAITVAITGFAYTLGQILLAGLAYAVPHWRWLQLTVSVPFFVFLLYSWWLAESARWLVLSGKAERAVKVLQRVARLNKKKEEGEKITVENLRSNMKEELAGLKSSYTVSDLVRTPVIRHIFFCLSIVWFSISFSYYGLAMDLQNFGVSIYLIQVIFGAVDFPAKVVVTVSLSYIGRRVSLMVALFFAGLVIIANIFVPTGRPGWASAAPWPGWAASWHRW; from the exons ATGTCGTTCCTCATGGGTGCCACTGTCCCCGTGGGTGCCACTGTCCCCATGGGtgctggtgtccccatgtccacTGGTGTCCCCATACGTGATgttccccatgtccccgtgggtgctggtgtccccatgtccccgtgggTTCTGGTGTCCCCATGGGTCCCCATTGGTGCTGGTGTCTCCGTGGGTgttggtgtccccatgtccacCAGTGTCCCCGTGACTGACGCCGTTCCCCGTGTCCAGCAGTGTCCCTGTGTCCGGCGGTGTCCCCGTGGGTGCCGGTGTCCCCGTgtgcccccgccccccccccccacgatGCCGTTCGGGGCGGTGCTGGCGCAAGTCGGGGGGCTGGGACGCTTCCAGGTGCTGCAGACGGTGCTGCTGTCGGTGCCCATCCTGCTCATGGCCAGCCACAACCTCCTGCAGAACTTCACCGCCGCCGTCCCCCCGCACCGCTGCCGCATCCCCAGCGCCACCCCCGCTGCCACCCGCAGTCCCGgtgccacccccagcctccccagtgCCACACCGGGGCCGCCCGGTGCCACCATCAGGTCTCCTGGTGGCACCTTGAGGTCTTCCAATGGCACCTTGAGGTCCTCCAACGCCATCCCAAGGTCCCCTGATGGCACCTCAAGGTCCTCCAATGGCACTTGGAGGTCCTCCAACACCATCCTGAGGTCCCCAGATGGTACCATGGGGTCCCCCGATGGCACCCAcgtccccagtgccacccacGTCACATTTGATGGCACTCCGGAGTCCCCCGATGGCACCCGTGTTCCTCCTGAGGCCACCCTTGGGTCTTCCAATGACACCCTGGGGCCTTCTGAGGCCACCCTGGGGTGGTCTAACGGCACCCTGGGCCCCTCTGAAGCCACCCTGGGCTCCTGCTGGCGCTACGTGGCCTCGGCCACACCCAACGGCAGCAGCGGCCCCCGGCCCACTGAGCCCTGCCACGACGGCTGGGACTACGACCTCAGCATCTACGTGGCCACCATCGTCAAtgag TGGGACCTGGTCTGCAGCTACCGGCAGCTCCGGCAGATGGCCCAATCCATCTACATGGCTGGGGTCCTGGTGGGAGCCCTGGTCCTGGGGGGCCTCTCAGACAA GTTCGGGCGCAAGGCCATGCTGATGTGGTCCTACCTGCagctgggggtgatggggacgtGCACGGCCTTCGCCCCCAACTACGCGTCCTACTGCGTCTTCCGCTTCGCCGGAGGCATGGCCCTCTCCGGCTTCGGCCTCAGCATCGCCTGCCTGG TGGTGGAGTGGATCCCCACGCCCTACCGTGCCATCACTGTGGCCATCACTGGCTTTGCCTACACCCTGGGCCAGATCCTGCTGGCCGGCCTGGCTTACGCTGTCCCCCACTGGCGCTGGCTCCAGCTCACCGTCTCCGTGCCCTTCTTTGTCTTCCTCCTCTACTCCTG GTGGCTGGCTGAGTCTGCTCGTTGGCTGGTGCTCTCGGGGAAGGCCGAGAGGGCCGTGAAGGTCCTGCAGCGGGTGGCCAGGCTCAataagaagaaggaggaaggggagaagatCACGGTGGAG AACCTGAGGTCCAACATGAAGGAGGAGTTGGCCGGTCTGAAGTCCTCCTACACCGTCTCCGACCTGGTTCGGACCCCGGTCATCCGCCACATCTTCTTCTGCCTCTCCATTGTCTG gTTCTCCATCAGTTTCTCGTACTATGGGCTGGCCATGGATCTGCAGAACTTCGGCGTCAGCATTTACCTCATCCAGGTGATTTTCGGTGCCGTCGACTTCCCAGCCAAAGTGGTGGTGACCGTCTCCCTCAGCTACATCGGCCGGCGGGTGTCCCTCATGGTGGCCCTCTTCTTCGCAGGGCTGGTCATCATTGCCAACATCTTTGTCCCCACAG GCAGACCGGGTTGGGCTTCGGCAGCACCATGGCCCGGGTGGGCGGCATCGTGGCACCGCTGGTGA